A portion of the Acidobacteriaceae bacterium genome contains these proteins:
- a CDS encoding phosphoribosylanthranilate isomerase has translation MTWVKICANTSAADAKLAAELGADAVGFVFAASKRQVNAEQVAAITSQLPESVERIGIFATDNAAEIIAAVSASGLSGVQMHGAVRPALIAALNEAFEGRVRLIQVVGFESGGEDAFESALRAAVAQPAIDAVLLDAVKSGASGGLGVTFDWETAQRIVARVWAETATEVKLIVAGGLRPENVAAAIGCFAPYGVDVASGTEASPGKKDPARLGAFLRNVRSAKS, from the coding sequence ATGACGTGGGTGAAGATCTGCGCGAACACTAGCGCTGCCGACGCGAAGCTCGCAGCAGAGCTTGGTGCCGACGCTGTTGGCTTTGTCTTCGCAGCGTCAAAGCGCCAGGTGAACGCGGAGCAGGTAGCGGCGATCACCTCGCAGTTGCCGGAGAGCGTTGAACGCATCGGCATCTTTGCAACGGATAACGCTGCAGAGATCATCGCCGCTGTGTCTGCGAGCGGCTTGAGCGGCGTGCAGATGCACGGCGCTGTTCGCCCGGCCCTGATCGCTGCGCTGAACGAAGCGTTCGAAGGCCGCGTGCGGTTGATTCAGGTGGTGGGTTTTGAATCTGGCGGGGAAGATGCGTTTGAGTCTGCGCTGCGGGCAGCCGTGGCTCAGCCTGCTATTGACGCGGTGCTGCTTGATGCCGTGAAGTCAGGCGCGTCTGGCGGGCTTGGCGTGACGTTTGACTGGGAGACGGCACAGCGCATTGTGGCGCGTGTTTGGGCCGAGACTGCGACAGAGGTAAAGCTGATCGTTGCCGGTGGTTTGCGGCCGGAGAACGTTGCTGCGGCGATCGGCTGCTTTGCGCCTTATGGAGTCGATGTGGCGAGCGGTACGGAGGCTTCTCCGGGCAAAAAAGACCCTGCGCGGCTGGGTGCGTTTCTTCGCAACGTGCGCTCTGCGAAAAGCTGA
- the rpmA gene encoding 50S ribosomal protein L27 gives MAHKKGLGSSKNGRDSNAQRLGVKRFGGETVTGGSILVRQRGTPLKAGLNVGRGSDDTLFAKIDGVVKFQDKGQKGRFVSIEPIAVA, from the coding sequence ATGGCACATAAAAAAGGTCTTGGTTCTTCCAAAAACGGCCGCGATTCAAATGCACAGCGCCTCGGCGTAAAGCGCTTTGGCGGCGAAACCGTCACCGGCGGCTCCATCCTGGTTCGCCAGCGTGGCACACCGCTGAAGGCTGGCCTCAACGTCGGCCGTGGTTCTGACGACACGCTCTTCGCGAAGATCGATGGCGTCGTCAAGTTCCAGGATAAGGGCCAGAAGGGCCGCTTCGTCTCCATCGAGCCGATCGCAGTCGCCTAA
- the rplU gene encoding 50S ribosomal protein L21: MYAVIRTGGKQYRVAPGDTVKIEKSEHENGSLEFSDVLAVSGEEGKFEQELTGAKVLASVVGEGRGEKILVFHYKRKKQYKKLQGHRQSFVEVKINEIQVNGKSFKA; this comes from the coding sequence ATGTACGCAGTGATCCGCACCGGCGGGAAGCAATACCGCGTCGCTCCTGGCGACACCGTAAAGATTGAGAAGTCCGAGCACGAAAACGGCTCGCTCGAGTTCTCCGACGTCCTCGCCGTCTCTGGCGAAGAGGGCAAGTTTGAGCAGGAACTGACGGGCGCGAAGGTGCTCGCCAGCGTTGTCGGCGAAGGCCGCGGCGAAAAGATCCTCGTGTTCCATTACAAGCGTAAGAAGCAGTACAAGAAGCTGCAGGGCCACCGCCAGAGCTTCGTCGAAGTAAAAATCAACGAGATTCAGGTGAACGGCAAGAGCTTCAAGGCCTAA
- the rpsD gene encoding 30S ribosomal protein S4, with translation MSERRKFKIQRALGLELPGLGKPGALELNPLPPGQHGGAHTRRKLSEYGLQLREKQKVLFHYGLREEQLRRFVRDARRISPSNWIEALIGLLERRVDNIVFRAGFGRSIASARQLVNHGHVLVNGKRLTIGSAVLRPGDTVELTEYAKGPMTEDSRQSPRLPLPEFLQFGENNNTRATLIALPAARHIPFAFEPQRVAEYYAQRGV, from the coding sequence ATGAGTGAACGCAGAAAGTTTAAGATCCAGCGCGCGCTGGGACTTGAGTTGCCAGGACTGGGCAAGCCCGGAGCCCTCGAACTGAATCCCCTCCCCCCGGGCCAGCACGGCGGCGCCCATACCCGTCGCAAGCTCAGCGAGTACGGCCTGCAGCTTCGTGAAAAGCAGAAGGTCCTCTTCCACTACGGCCTGCGCGAAGAGCAGCTCCGCCGCTTTGTGCGCGACGCCCGCCGCATCTCCCCCTCAAACTGGATTGAAGCGCTGATCGGCCTGCTGGAACGCCGCGTGGACAACATCGTCTTTCGCGCCGGCTTCGGACGCTCGATCGCCTCGGCACGGCAGCTTGTGAACCACGGCCATGTGCTGGTGAACGGTAAGCGCCTGACGATTGGCTCAGCGGTGCTGCGTCCCGGCGACACGGTCGAACTGACCGAGTACGCCAAGGGCCCGATGACCGAAGACAGCCGCCAGTCGCCCCGCCTCCCGCTGCCGGAGTTCCTGCAGTTTGGTGAAAACAACAACACACGCGCCACGCTGATTGCGCTTCCTGCTGCGCGGCACATTCCGTTTGCGTTCGAGCCACAGCGCGTGGCCGAGTACTACGCGCAGAGAGGTGTCTAA
- the trpA gene encoding tryptophan synthase subunit alpha: MSIQFENKPGLVIYFTAGDPDLATTRDMAIAAIDAGADVIELGVPFSDPLADGPVIQRASERAVAKGTRLTDVLGTCREIRDARPNAGIILFSYLNPVVRFGMAAFAKAAKAAGADGVLLTDMIVEEAGEYLAAMRENDLAPVFLAAPTSPDERLKAIAEHSRGFVYAISRVGITGTQTELAADAESLVKRLKQFAQIPVALGFGISTPEHVKTVAGFADAAVVGSAIVALVEKTPTAEAAKAVGDFVRSLKTGGQPSF; encoded by the coding sequence ATGTCGATTCAGTTTGAGAATAAGCCCGGCCTCGTTATTTACTTCACCGCAGGCGATCCCGATCTTGCCACCACGCGCGATATGGCGATCGCCGCGATTGACGCCGGTGCGGATGTCATCGAACTCGGTGTGCCGTTTAGCGATCCGTTGGCTGATGGCCCGGTGATTCAGCGTGCGAGTGAGCGCGCTGTGGCGAAGGGAACGCGGCTTACGGATGTGCTCGGTACCTGTCGCGAGATTCGCGATGCGCGGCCGAACGCAGGCATCATTCTCTTTAGCTATCTCAACCCCGTTGTGCGCTTTGGCATGGCTGCGTTCGCGAAGGCCGCGAAGGCTGCGGGTGCGGATGGTGTGTTGCTCACCGACATGATCGTCGAAGAGGCGGGTGAGTATCTCGCAGCGATGCGCGAGAACGATCTTGCGCCGGTGTTCCTCGCTGCGCCGACCTCGCCGGACGAACGCCTGAAGGCGATCGCGGAGCACTCGCGCGGATTCGTCTACGCAATCTCGCGTGTGGGCATTACGGGTACGCAGACGGAGCTTGCAGCCGATGCCGAGTCGCTGGTGAAGCGTCTCAAGCAGTTCGCGCAGATCCCTGTGGCGCTGGGCTTCGGCATCTCGACGCCCGAGCATGTGAAGACTGTTGCGGGCTTTGCGGATGCAGCTGTTGTGGGCTCCGCGATCGTCGCGCTGGTGGAGAAAACGCCAACAGCGGAAGCAGCGAAAGCCGTTGGCGACTTTGTTCGCTCGCTCAAGACGGGAGGCCAGCCTTCTTTCTAA
- the trpC gene encoding indole-3-glycerol phosphate synthase TrpC has translation MSAAAELEKKMYLPEIVAWHRKDVERRKAETDWAAMEQAAAEHTPRGFAQALRERAKVGPAVIAELKKASPSKGLIRAEFDPSALAVELEEAGAAVLSVLTDEPYFQGSLVNLRAARAAVKIPLLRKDFMVDPFQVLEARANGADAILLIVAALDDNELRTLRAEARRLGLDVLCEVHDQEELDRARVLDCECVGVNTRDLKTFHVSLDRAIELASQLPVDVIKVAESGIGGRDDVQRMRAAGFDAFLIGESLMRAECPGDALRELLA, from the coding sequence ATGAGTGCTGCTGCTGAACTTGAAAAGAAGATGTATTTGCCAGAGATTGTTGCCTGGCATCGCAAGGACGTAGAACGCCGCAAGGCCGAGACTGACTGGGCCGCGATGGAGCAGGCTGCGGCCGAGCATACGCCGCGTGGCTTTGCGCAGGCCCTGCGCGAGCGTGCCAAGGTTGGCCCGGCTGTGATCGCGGAGCTAAAGAAGGCGTCGCCTTCGAAGGGGCTGATCCGTGCGGAGTTCGACCCCTCGGCGCTCGCCGTGGAGCTGGAAGAGGCGGGTGCTGCCGTGCTGAGTGTGCTGACCGATGAGCCGTACTTTCAGGGCTCGCTGGTGAATCTGCGTGCGGCGCGCGCTGCGGTGAAGATTCCTCTGCTGCGCAAAGACTTCATGGTCGATCCGTTTCAAGTGCTGGAGGCGCGGGCCAACGGCGCAGATGCGATTCTGCTGATCGTTGCTGCACTGGATGACAACGAGCTGCGTACGCTTCGTGCCGAAGCCCGGCGTCTTGGGCTCGACGTGCTGTGTGAGGTTCACGACCAGGAAGAGCTGGATCGCGCGCGTGTGCTCGACTGCGAGTGCGTGGGCGTAAATACTCGCGATCTAAAGACGTTTCATGTCTCACTCGACCGCGCAATTGAGTTGGCGTCGCAGTTGCCGGTGGATGTGATCAAGGTGGCGGAGAGCGGTATCGGCGGTCGCGACGATGTGCAGCGCATGCGTGCGGCTGGCTTCGACGCGTTTCTGATCGGTGAGTCGCTGATGCGTGCAGAGTGCCCCGGCGATGCTCTGCGGGAGCTGCTTGCATGA
- a CDS encoding aconitate hydratase, producing the protein MATTNHPNSFGSAATLVSGGKTINYFSLPALDGKNGIVLSKLPYSLKVLLENLLRLEDGVTVTADDIQFLATWDPEAEPSREIAYMPARVLMQDFTGVPAIVDLAAMRDAMKVLGGDPQKINPLQPAELVIDHSVQVDEYGAANAYDLNAALEFQRNRERYAFLKWGQTAFNNFSAVPPGMGICHQVNLEYLARVVFTKTEADGSVTAYPDTLVGTDSHTTMVNGLAVLGWGVGGIEAEAAMLGQPVSMLLPQVVGFKLMGKLREGTTATDLVLTVTEMLRKLGVVGKFVEFYGPGVAELPLADRATIANMAPEYGATCGIFPVDAETLNYLRLTGRSDEQIALAEQYYRAQGMFHTADAPEAEYSTTLQLDLATVEPSVAGPKRPQDRVLLSETPASFAKQLPALQGPNANKVAARQLVRWEGEGGHASLTGDVTSSEGAPAPAVPVSVLVNVTTHENESDSGKEVVAPANSVSARFGVDPDKYLNDGSIVIAAITSCTNTSNPYVMMAAGLLAKKAVEAGLTTPPWVKTSLAPGSRVVTDYYTRAGLLQYLDALRFQVVGYGCTTCIGNSGPLPTDVSKSIEEHSLVAVSVLSGNRNFEGRISPEVRANYLMSPPLVVAYALAGHISHDFVKDALGKGKNGQPVFLKDIWPTQKEVSEAVHASIDSEMFKTQYAKVSDGDANWQHLQFPSGDTYGWELDSTYIRKAPYFDGMPAIPADVVEIKGARVLAVLGDSVTTDHISPAGSIKLNGPAGKYLSENGVKPSDFNSYGSRRGNHEVMVRGTFANVRLRNKLAPGTEGGVTRLLPEGEGMSIYDASVEYARRGTPLAILAGKEYGSGSSRDWAAKGPRLLGIKFVIAESYERIHRSNLVGMGILPLQFVAGQNVESLSLTGEEIFEVVGLKAMLDAKFADGKTVAVIAENNEGKTIEFSATVRIDTPQEILYYQHGGILQYVLRQLAGKA; encoded by the coding sequence ATGGCTACGACGAACCACCCGAACAGCTTTGGATCTGCCGCGACGCTTGTGTCCGGCGGCAAGACGATCAACTACTTTTCGCTGCCCGCACTCGATGGCAAGAACGGCATCGTGCTGAGCAAGCTGCCTTACTCGCTGAAGGTGTTGCTGGAAAATCTGCTGCGCCTCGAAGACGGTGTCACCGTCACCGCAGACGATATCCAGTTTCTCGCCACATGGGACCCGGAAGCGGAGCCCTCGCGCGAGATCGCGTACATGCCCGCCCGTGTGTTGATGCAGGACTTCACCGGCGTGCCTGCCATTGTCGATCTCGCGGCCATGCGCGATGCGATGAAGGTGTTGGGCGGCGACCCGCAGAAGATCAATCCGCTGCAGCCCGCAGAGCTCGTCATCGACCACTCGGTGCAGGTGGACGAGTACGGCGCGGCGAACGCCTACGACCTGAACGCGGCGCTTGAGTTCCAGCGCAACCGCGAGCGCTACGCCTTCCTGAAGTGGGGACAGACAGCGTTCAACAACTTCTCGGCCGTACCGCCGGGCATGGGCATTTGCCACCAGGTGAACCTCGAGTACCTCGCACGCGTTGTCTTCACCAAGACCGAAGCGGATGGTTCGGTGACCGCTTATCCCGACACGCTGGTCGGCACGGACTCGCACACCACCATGGTGAACGGTCTTGCGGTTCTGGGCTGGGGTGTTGGCGGCATTGAGGCAGAGGCCGCGATGCTGGGCCAGCCGGTCTCCATGCTGCTGCCGCAGGTTGTCGGCTTCAAGCTGATGGGCAAGCTTCGCGAAGGCACCACCGCGACCGATCTCGTGCTCACCGTCACGGAGATGCTGCGCAAGCTTGGCGTTGTCGGCAAGTTTGTGGAGTTCTACGGCCCCGGAGTGGCAGAGCTTCCGCTCGCTGATCGTGCGACGATTGCGAACATGGCGCCAGAGTATGGTGCGACCTGCGGCATCTTTCCGGTCGATGCAGAGACGTTGAACTACCTGCGTCTGACTGGACGTAGCGACGAACAGATCGCACTCGCCGAGCAGTACTACAGGGCGCAGGGTATGTTCCATACGGCGGATGCTCCCGAAGCGGAGTACTCCACGACGTTACAGCTCGATCTGGCAACGGTGGAGCCGAGCGTCGCAGGACCGAAGCGTCCGCAGGACCGAGTGTTGCTGAGCGAAACGCCTGCGAGCTTTGCCAAGCAGCTTCCGGCATTGCAGGGACCGAACGCGAACAAGGTTGCGGCGCGCCAGTTGGTGCGTTGGGAAGGTGAGGGCGGACACGCTTCGCTGACCGGAGATGTGACCAGCAGTGAAGGAGCTCCGGCACCCGCTGTGCCCGTAAGCGTGCTGGTGAATGTGACCACGCACGAGAATGAGAGTGACTCCGGCAAGGAGGTTGTGGCTCCTGCGAACTCTGTTTCCGCACGCTTTGGCGTCGACCCGGACAAGTATCTGAACGATGGCTCGATCGTCATCGCGGCGATCACATCCTGCACGAACACCTCCAACCCCTACGTGATGATGGCTGCTGGCCTGCTCGCGAAGAAGGCTGTAGAAGCGGGCTTGACCACGCCACCGTGGGTGAAGACTTCACTTGCGCCGGGTTCGCGTGTGGTGACGGATTACTACACGCGTGCCGGTCTGCTGCAGTACCTCGACGCTCTGCGCTTCCAGGTGGTCGGCTACGGTTGCACGACGTGCATCGGTAACTCCGGCCCGCTGCCGACGGATGTGTCGAAGTCGATTGAAGAGCACAGCCTCGTGGCGGTCTCGGTACTTTCGGGCAATCGCAACTTTGAAGGCCGCATCTCGCCGGAGGTGCGTGCGAACTACCTGATGTCGCCACCGCTCGTCGTGGCCTATGCGCTCGCGGGGCACATCTCGCATGACTTCGTGAAGGACGCGCTGGGCAAGGGCAAGAACGGCCAGCCAGTCTTCCTGAAGGACATCTGGCCGACGCAGAAGGAAGTCTCCGAAGCGGTCCATGCTTCGATTGACTCCGAGATGTTCAAGACGCAGTACGCGAAGGTGAGCGACGGAGATGCCAACTGGCAGCACCTGCAGTTCCCCTCCGGCGACACCTACGGCTGGGAGCTGGACTCGACCTACATCCGCAAGGCTCCGTACTTCGATGGCATGCCGGCGATCCCGGCGGATGTCGTGGAGATCAAGGGCGCACGCGTGCTGGCGGTGCTGGGTGACTCGGTCACGACTGACCACATCTCGCCTGCTGGTTCGATCAAGCTGAACGGGCCTGCGGGCAAGTACCTCAGTGAGAACGGCGTGAAGCCTTCCGACTTCAATAGCTACGGCTCGCGTCGTGGCAACCACGAGGTCATGGTGCGCGGCACGTTTGCGAACGTTCGTCTGCGTAACAAGCTTGCTCCTGGCACGGAAGGCGGCGTGACACGTCTGCTGCCCGAAGGCGAAGGCATGAGCATCTACGACGCTTCGGTGGAGTACGCACGTCGTGGCACTCCGCTCGCGATCCTTGCGGGTAAGGAGTACGGTTCGGGCTCCTCACGTGACTGGGCTGCGAAGGGCCCGCGACTGCTTGGCATCAAGTTCGTAATCGCCGAAAGCTACGAGCGTATCCATCGTTCAAACTTGGTGGGCATGGGCATTTTGCCGCTGCAGTTTGTCGCAGGGCAGAACGTCGAATCGCTCAGTCTCACGGGCGAGGAGATCTTCGAAGTTGTCGGCCTGAAGGCGATGCTCGATGCGAAGTTCGCCGACGGCAAGACGGTCGCGGTGATTGCAGAGAACAACGAAGGCAAGACCATCGAGTTCTCCGCAACGGTCCGTATCGACACCCCGCAGGAGATCCTCTACTACCAGCACGGCGGCATTTTGCAGTATGTGCTGCGTCAGTTGGCAGGCAAGGCGTAA
- the dut gene encoding dUTP diphosphatase → MSTTENIERPRILVQRLLPNAQMPRYAHIGPYGDLAADLFAAEAATLAPGMTLAVRTGLAMELPSTHGALVEDRSGLAIRGITTLAGVIDPGYRGELKIVLTNLSAEPQMVAPGHRIAQLRIVRRIEAMFEETDTLAEAPRGTGGFGSTGQ, encoded by the coding sequence ATGAGCACCACCGAAAACATCGAACGTCCGCGCATCCTCGTGCAGCGCCTTTTGCCTAACGCCCAGATGCCTCGTTATGCGCATATCGGCCCCTACGGAGACCTCGCGGCTGACCTCTTTGCAGCGGAGGCCGCCACGCTGGCGCCGGGTATGACGCTGGCCGTGCGTACGGGCCTCGCAATGGAGCTGCCCTCGACGCACGGCGCTCTGGTGGAGGACCGTTCCGGGCTGGCGATTCGTGGCATTACGACGCTTGCGGGCGTGATCGATCCGGGCTATCGCGGCGAGTTGAAGATTGTGTTGACGAATCTTTCGGCTGAGCCGCAGATGGTCGCACCGGGACATCGCATCGCTCAGCTTCGCATCGTGCGTCGTATCGAAGCGATGTTTGAGGAGACCGATACATTGGCCGAAGCGCCTCGCGGTACGGGCGGCTTTGGATCGACAGGACAGTAA
- a CDS encoding AAA family ATPase, producing the protein MIRTVAVQGYRSLRDLVLPLGQLTVVTGANGSGKSSVYRSLRLLADVAQNAVVSSLAREGGLPSTFWAGPETIARSVRQGLYEPEPLQRDHSASLKLGFGGDEYGYSIDLGYPTPARSMFQLDPRIKRECLWYGPLYRRASALVERRNNFVWLSTTSDEEPTMLTQHLDDTDSMLASVADPQRAPEMLSLRESVRGWRFYDHFRSDSDAPARASQIGTWSPVLQHDGSNLAAALQTIIEIRSDNALATTLDDAFPGSRLHIDAANGRFHLNLQQHGLLRSLAAAELSDGTLRYLLLVAALLTPRPPQLMVLNEPETSLHPDLLPALARLILAAAKQTQIIVVSHAQALITPLTNSSSCSHLHLQKDFGETVLSSETLFNKPKWEWPKR; encoded by the coding sequence ATGATCCGCACAGTCGCCGTTCAGGGTTATCGTTCGCTGCGAGACTTGGTTCTCCCGCTTGGACAGCTCACGGTGGTCACTGGTGCAAACGGAAGTGGCAAATCGAGCGTCTACCGCTCCCTGCGCCTCCTTGCCGATGTGGCCCAAAACGCCGTCGTCTCTTCGCTTGCACGCGAGGGAGGCCTTCCATCCACCTTCTGGGCAGGCCCAGAGACCATCGCACGCAGCGTACGCCAGGGCTTGTATGAACCAGAACCGCTCCAGCGCGATCACTCAGCCAGCTTGAAGCTCGGATTCGGCGGCGACGAATACGGCTACAGCATCGACCTTGGATATCCAACACCAGCCCGTTCGATGTTCCAGCTTGATCCGCGCATCAAGCGCGAATGTCTATGGTACGGCCCGCTATACCGGCGCGCGTCAGCACTTGTCGAACGTCGCAATAACTTTGTATGGCTCTCGACCACGAGCGACGAAGAGCCGACAATGCTGACGCAGCACCTCGACGACACCGATAGTATGCTCGCTTCCGTGGCCGATCCGCAGCGAGCGCCAGAGATGCTTTCCCTGCGTGAGTCCGTTCGAGGCTGGCGTTTCTATGATCACTTCCGTAGCGACTCCGACGCTCCCGCAAGAGCTTCTCAAATTGGCACATGGAGTCCTGTCCTACAGCACGACGGAAGCAATCTCGCAGCCGCACTGCAAACCATCATCGAAATACGCTCCGACAACGCGTTGGCGACCACCCTAGACGACGCATTTCCGGGCAGTCGCCTCCACATTGACGCCGCAAATGGACGCTTCCATCTGAACCTGCAGCAGCATGGCCTTCTCCGCTCGCTAGCCGCGGCGGAGCTATCTGATGGAACGCTTCGCTACCTGCTGCTCGTCGCCGCGCTTCTCACACCGCGCCCACCGCAGCTCATGGTCCTCAACGAACCGGAAACAAGTCTCCACCCCGATCTACTCCCAGCACTTGCGCGCCTAATCCTCGCGGCGGCAAAGCAAACCCAGATCATCGTGGTCTCTCACGCACAAGCTCTGATCACACCACTCACGAACTCCTCTTCATGCAGCCATCTGCACCTGCAGAAAGACTTCGGCGAGACCGTGCTTAGCAGCGAAACGTTATTCAACAAGCCGAAGTGGGAGTGGCCCAAGCGATAA
- the trpB gene encoding tryptophan synthase subunit beta encodes MSSVETMTKPAAATPANQLAGRFGAYGGRYVPETLMAALLELDKCYADAQADPAFHAELDGLLKNYCGRPTPLYFAKRLSEELGGAKIYLKREDLLHTGAHKINNALGQALLAKRMGKTRIIAETGAGQHGVATATVCALFGLECVVYMGEEDMRRQEPNVYRMRLLGAEVRGVGAGSATLKDAINEAMRDWVTNVRNTFYILGSALGSHPYPTIVRDFQRVISRESREQILAAEGKLPDTIVACVGGGSNAIGAFFEYLNDKDVALVGVEAGGRGTALGEHAARFHGGVPGVLQGTYSYVLQDDAGQVASTHSVSAGLDYASVGPEHAMLHDSGRATYTYAMDHEALDAVKVLSRTEGIIPALESAHAIAEAIKLAPKMGKGMVLMVNVSGRGDKDLGILRKEMSLEGLEAKK; translated from the coding sequence ATGAGCAGTGTCGAGACGATGACGAAGCCAGCAGCCGCTACGCCGGCGAACCAGCTGGCAGGACGCTTTGGGGCTTACGGCGGCCGTTACGTGCCGGAGACGCTGATGGCTGCGCTGCTCGAACTGGACAAGTGCTACGCTGACGCGCAGGCTGATCCGGCGTTCCATGCGGAGCTCGATGGGCTGTTGAAGAACTACTGCGGTCGTCCTACGCCGCTGTACTTTGCCAAGCGCCTGAGCGAAGAGCTCGGCGGCGCGAAGATTTATCTGAAGCGCGAAGACTTGCTGCACACCGGCGCGCACAAGATCAACAACGCGCTGGGCCAGGCGCTGCTCGCCAAGCGCATGGGCAAGACGCGCATCATCGCGGAGACGGGCGCGGGCCAGCATGGCGTGGCGACGGCAACGGTTTGCGCGTTGTTTGGGCTGGAGTGCGTGGTGTACATGGGCGAAGAAGACATGCGCCGCCAGGAGCCGAACGTCTACCGTATGCGCCTGCTCGGCGCAGAGGTGCGCGGCGTGGGTGCGGGTTCGGCGACGCTGAAGGACGCTATCAACGAGGCGATGCGCGACTGGGTCACGAACGTGCGCAACACGTTCTACATCCTCGGCTCGGCGCTGGGCTCGCATCCTTACCCGACGATCGTGCGCGACTTTCAGCGTGTGATCTCGCGTGAGTCGCGTGAGCAGATTCTTGCGGCGGAAGGCAAGCTGCCGGACACCATCGTGGCTTGCGTGGGCGGTGGATCGAACGCGATTGGTGCGTTCTTCGAATACCTCAACGACAAGGATGTTGCGTTGGTCGGTGTCGAGGCTGGTGGGCGCGGCACGGCGCTTGGCGAGCACGCGGCGCGCTTCCACGGCGGCGTTCCGGGCGTGCTGCAGGGCACGTACAGCTATGTGTTGCAGGACGATGCGGGGCAGGTTGCATCGACGCATTCGGTATCGGCGGGTCTCGACTACGCGAGCGTTGGGCCGGAGCACGCGATGCTGCACGACTCGGGCCGCGCGACGTACACGTACGCGATGGACCACGAAGCGCTCGATGCGGTGAAGGTGTTGAGCCGCACGGAGGGCATCATTCCGGCGCTGGAGTCGGCGCACGCGATTGCTGAGGCGATCAAGCTCGCGCCGAAGATGGGCAAGGGCATGGTGCTGATGGTGAATGTCAGCGGTCGAGGTGATAAGGACCTTGGGATTCTGCGCAAAGAGATGAGCCTGGAAGGCTTGGAGGCAAAGAAGTAA
- a CDS encoding Nramp family divalent metal transporter, whose protein sequence is MAELHSGPADADPSAQAELAQSPSAEAAATSRIERASAFRADRLRSYFGPAFVASVAYIDPGNFATNILGGAQFGYRLLWVLLWSNAMAILIQYLSAKLGIVTGKTLPQNCRTHFGKRTSFWLWVAAEISAVATDLAEFLGAAMGLDLLMGPALMAHGFSAIGSLMFAALIATVAVFAILALDLAGYQWLERGIMGLVGVIGLCYGFEVFLVHPDWQRAFFAALVPTFDRHALSGSVYAAVGMLGATVMPHVIYLHSALVQPRLTELAPPPKRALPNILRQYLHFELIEVFVAMNGAWLINSAMIVMAAVAMFRGPSFSPTIQDAYRTLGPLLGRGAAVVFAVALLCSGLSSSTVGVMAGQVIIEGFLEVKFPIFLRRFITVVPALIVIGAGWDPLKILIGSQVLLSFTLPAALIPLLLLTQRKSVMGDFFSARRTRIAGWTIAGLILALNAVLLVQVATG, encoded by the coding sequence ATGGCAGAACTTCACTCCGGCCCCGCTGACGCCGACCCAAGCGCCCAGGCTGAACTGGCGCAGTCACCGTCTGCTGAGGCTGCAGCGACCTCGCGAATCGAGCGCGCGTCGGCCTTCCGCGCTGACCGTCTTCGCTCGTACTTCGGGCCAGCCTTTGTTGCGTCCGTTGCGTACATCGACCCCGGCAACTTTGCCACCAACATTCTCGGCGGAGCGCAGTTTGGCTACCGTCTGCTGTGGGTGTTGTTGTGGTCAAACGCCATGGCAATCCTGATCCAGTATCTGAGCGCGAAGCTTGGCATTGTGACCGGCAAAACCCTGCCGCAGAACTGCCGCACGCACTTTGGCAAGCGCACCAGCTTCTGGCTGTGGGTGGCGGCGGAGATTTCCGCCGTCGCTACGGACCTCGCGGAGTTCCTGGGCGCGGCGATGGGGCTCGATCTACTGATGGGACCTGCGCTGATGGCGCATGGATTCTCGGCGATTGGTTCGCTGATGTTTGCGGCCCTGATTGCTACGGTTGCGGTCTTTGCGATCCTTGCGCTCGACCTCGCGGGCTACCAGTGGCTGGAGCGCGGCATCATGGGGCTGGTCGGCGTGATCGGCCTTTGTTACGGCTTCGAAGTCTTCCTGGTGCATCCTGACTGGCAGCGCGCGTTTTTTGCCGCGCTCGTGCCGACGTTCGACCGTCATGCGTTGAGCGGAAGCGTCTATGCCGCGGTGGGAATGCTGGGCGCGACGGTGATGCCGCATGTGATCTATCTGCACTCTGCGCTGGTGCAGCCGCGGTTGACAGAGTTGGCTCCGCCGCCGAAGCGGGCGCTGCCGAACATCCTGAGGCAGTACCTGCACTTTGAGCTGATCGAGGTCTTCGTCGCGATGAACGGCGCATGGCTGATCAACTCCGCGATGATTGTGATGGCGGCGGTCGCGATGTTCCGTGGGCCGTCGTTTTCGCCGACGATTCAGGACGCGTATCGCACGCTGGGGCCGCTGCTGGGACGTGGTGCGGCGGTGGTGTTTGCCGTCGCTCTGTTGTGCTCCGGGCTTTCGAGTTCGACGGTTGGTGTGATGGCTGGGCAGGTAATTATTGAGGGCTTCCTCGAGGTGAAGTTCCCGATCTTCCTGCGGCGCTTCATTACGGTGGTTCCCGCGCTGATCGTGATCGGTGCAGGGTGGGACCCGCTGAAGATTCTCATCGGCTCACAAGTGTTGTTGAGCTTCACTCTTCCTGCGGCGCTCATTCCTCTGCTGCTGCTGACGCAGCGCAAGAGCGTGATGGGTGACTTCTTCTCGGCACGTCGCACGCGCATCGCCGGATGGACGATTGCGGGGTTGATCCTGGCCTTGAATGCGGTGCTGCTGGTTCAGGTGGCGACGGGGTAA